The Armatimonadota bacterium genomic sequence CGTGCCCGCACGACTCGTGGATCTGCAGCGCCACCTGGTTCCCGCTCAGGATCACCGTGGTCACGCCCTCTGGACACGGATCGGCGAACAGCAGTGCTACGGCCTCCTCGGCGATGCGCTCGGCGTTGCCCGGCAGGTCCCACTCCTCCACGAACTCCCACCCGCGCGTCTGCTGGTGGCGTCCGACCGAGTTCGGATAGGAGCGCCGCTGGACCTCGCCGTCTCCGACCGCCGTCGCCTGGATCCCGCACCCGGACTCCACGATCTCCTGCTCGATCAGGCTGCCCTCCGTGCTGGCAAAGATTTTCCGCTGGCGGACAAACACCATGCTCGCCTCGGTCGTCCGGACGCCGGCCACGCCACGCATCCCCGCGTCGGCACGCAGCAACACGTCGACTTTGCGCTCGACGGGAACCGAGAAAGGATCGACCTCGAACGGCGTACGATAGGTGCCGCGTTGGACGACCGGAGGGCCGATGTCGACGTCCTCGGTCTTGGTCAGCGCACTAGCCCTCGCGATCTGCACTGCGAGGTCGGCGACGCGTTCGGCCTCGTCTGGCTCGAGGCGGAAACTGGAGGCAAAACCCCAGGCACCGTCGGCGATCACGCGGACGCCGAAGCCGGTGTCCTCGGTCTGGCTGATCCCCTGGACGGCCCCGTTGCGGACGACGATGGTCTGCTCGGCGGTCTCGACCAGCCGAGCATCCGCATACGTCGCACCCTTGAGTTGCGCGATGTTTAGAGCCCTTGCCAGCAAGTCGTCCATCGCATCCTCCCGTTCGTGGCCTCACTCGCTGCGGCCACCGGCGACCTTCATCCGGCCACACGCCGGGCGACCGTGACGAACCCGGTATGGGCGACCATCCGGTGGACCGGCCGCACGCTCTGGCCTTCGAGATTCCAGGGCCGGACGAGCGTCTCG encodes the following:
- a CDS encoding TldD/PmbA family protein, with the protein product MDDLLARALNIAQLKGATYADARLVETAEQTIVVRNGAVQGISQTEDTGFGVRVIADGAWGFASSFRLEPDEAERVADLAVQIARASALTKTEDVDIGPPVVQRGTYRTPFEVDPFSVPVERKVDVLLRADAGMRGVAGVRTTEASMVFVRQRKIFASTEGSLIEQEIVESGCGIQATAVGDGEVQRRSYPNSVGRHQQTRGWEFVEEWDLPGNAERIAEEAVALLFADPCPEGVTTVILSGNQVALQIHESCGHAIELDRVFGNEAAFAGTSFLTPDKLGTFRYGSEFVNITADATLPGGLGTFGWDDEGVPAQRTDIVKEGRFVGYLTDRESARRLARTVGRSDLATGRSNGTSRASGWNRIPMIRMTNVNLLAGTWRLEDLIADTDEGILMDTNRSWSIDDRRLNFQFGCEIAWEIKGGRRTRMLRNPIYTGMTPQFWSSCDAVCNADHWVLWGTPNCGKGEPMQVGHTGHGAAPARFRNVRVFGKR